A window of the Candidatus Bathyarchaeota archaeon genome harbors these coding sequences:
- a CDS encoding 50S ribosomal protein L40e, which produces MPVTDLQKKTIAQRHRLYMKICRQCGARNAPSAVKCRKCRSKNLRWKKRELIR; this is translated from the coding sequence TTGCCTGTAACTGATCTGCAGAAGAAAACTATTGCCCAACGCCATAGGCTTTATATGAAGATTTGTCGACAGTGCGGCGCGCGGAACGCACCTTCGGCTGTCAAATGTAGAAAATGTAGAAGCAAAAATTTGCGCTGGAAAAAGCGGGAACTAATCCGCTAA
- a CDS encoding B12-binding domain-containing radical SAM protein: MKFAFISPGANEELSLTEKSKVVGSWPPLGILYIATILKNEGVEIALLDQAAEAYSLEQTARWVEKQNPDILGFSALASSGKTAARIAQEVKENDPSIVTVFGNYYATFNDKRILTTYPQVDIIVRGEGEETTKELVKTIEKKRSLKKVKGITFRQKNKIIATPDRPLIKNIDALPIPDRKLLNVEYHSTLVGAIGAPKKFTTLLSSRGCPYRCRFCGCQKIVHGTWRPRSVEKTFEELQQLASEGYRQFLFVDDSFTINQKRIIKLCQKIVKERLDVEWICEGRVDYASYGLMRSMVKAGCKIVYFGIESANQRILDYYRKQITPQQSRTAVKTARKAAMDIIVGSFIVGAPTETRQEIENTLRFAQEVPLDVPQYNILGVFPGMAIWDEFEEKGYLTKEQEEQYWEMGVAVANVYPDTVPYEEIKDLIRHYYRQFLLQRPNFLLAQLARTMKSSFRFDIIKANLNRIGSITKGWKDFVAFEGEGENTIEA, encoded by the coding sequence ATGAAGTTCGCCTTCATAAGCCCAGGAGCAAACGAAGAGCTATCTCTAACCGAAAAAAGCAAAGTAGTAGGCTCTTGGCCACCTCTAGGCATACTCTACATTGCCACTATACTAAAAAACGAAGGAGTAGAAATCGCACTTCTAGACCAAGCGGCAGAAGCTTACTCCCTAGAACAGACAGCAAGATGGGTGGAAAAACAAAACCCGGACATACTAGGCTTCTCGGCTCTAGCAAGCTCAGGCAAAACCGCCGCAAGAATCGCACAAGAAGTAAAAGAAAACGACCCTAGCATCGTAACTGTTTTCGGAAACTACTACGCCACCTTCAATGACAAAAGAATACTTACCACCTACCCTCAAGTGGACATAATAGTCCGCGGAGAAGGCGAAGAAACAACCAAAGAACTCGTAAAAACAATAGAGAAAAAACGCAGCTTAAAAAAAGTGAAAGGAATAACATTCAGACAAAAAAACAAAATCATAGCTACTCCAGACAGACCTCTAATCAAAAACATCGACGCGTTGCCAATTCCTGACCGCAAACTATTAAACGTGGAATACCACTCGACCCTCGTAGGTGCAATTGGCGCTCCAAAAAAATTCACTACACTACTCTCCTCTCGAGGTTGCCCCTACCGCTGCAGATTCTGCGGCTGCCAAAAAATCGTTCATGGCACATGGCGTCCTAGGTCGGTTGAAAAAACCTTTGAAGAACTCCAACAGCTAGCAAGCGAAGGATATCGACAGTTTCTCTTCGTGGACGACAGTTTCACCATAAACCAGAAAAGAATAATCAAACTCTGCCAAAAAATCGTAAAGGAAAGGCTTGATGTTGAGTGGATTTGCGAAGGAAGAGTAGACTATGCATCTTACGGGTTGATGCGGTCGATGGTTAAGGCGGGCTGCAAAATAGTGTATTTCGGCATAGAGAGCGCAAACCAGAGAATCCTAGACTACTATCGAAAACAAATAACTCCTCAACAATCCAGAACTGCTGTAAAGACAGCGAGAAAGGCAGCGATGGATATTATTGTCGGCTCTTTCATCGTTGGTGCTCCAACAGAAACAAGACAAGAGATAGAGAACACTCTCAGATTTGCGCAAGAAGTCCCCCTAGACGTTCCCCAATATAACATTCTAGGTGTGTTTCCGGGCATGGCTATTTGGGATGAATTCGAAGAGAAAGGCTATTTAACCAAAGAACAGGAAGAGCAATACTGGGAAATGGGCGTCGCCGTTGCTAATGTTTATCCAGACACTGTGCCTTATGAGGAAATAAAAGACCTAATCCGCCACTACTACCGACAATTCCTACTACAACGCCCAAACTTTCTTTTGGCGCAGCTTGCGCGGACAATGAAGAGTTCCTTCAGGTTTGACATTATAAAGGCAAATCTGAATCGAATCGGTAGCATCACAAAGGGATGGAAAGACTTTGTTGCTTTTGAAGGTGAAGGGGAGAATACAATAGAAGCTTAG